The genomic segment AAGTACTCGAGCTGGGCGTCCCGCTGTGTTTTATTTTGGCGTTTTTTGCCTACTACCGAGTCTACCACCCGGGTGCGCAGCAAAAACAAATGCAATAATTTCCCCGCAAACAGCTCTCTAAAAACCAGTTAACGGCAGCTGGGCTTCACGTAGAAATTCAGTCGCTCGGCAATCGCTTCAGAGCTGTACATCTTTTCAACGGTTAATCTAGCCTGCTTTCCTAATCGCGCTCTGCGTTGAGGGTCGGCCACCAATTCCTTCAGCAGCGTTAAAGCTTGCTCAGAAGTATCAAACAGTAGGCCATTCACATCATGCTCGATCCAGTCTGCATAGCCGCCGTTGCGATGACAAACCACAGGCAAACCACAAGCCATAGCTTCGATCACGACACGGCCAAAAGTTTCGACTACTTGGTCACTGGTTCTATAATAGAAAATATCCAGACTTTGAAGAAACTCCGCTGCATCAAATTTACCAGCAGGCCACAAATGAACCCCAGGCGTGCGCTGCAAACTCTTGAGACACGCTCCCCCCTGCAGATAACATGGCACTTGCATAGCAGCCAAAGATTGGTAAATAGCGAGATCCTCGGGGTGATGCTTATCAACCGTATCACGACTTATGCGGCCTACTCGCACTGCTCGCGAAGTTGGCTTGGGCTTAGGCCAAAAACGTTTTATATCAATAGGAGATGGATGGACCTGAGCCTCTATACCCAAGTGCTGACACTGAAACTGGGAAATTGCCACATATTCAGGTTTAGGCCAGCGAGGGGGCACCTTGGCCGTATGCGTCAATAAACCTGGAAGAAGAGTGTTGTATATATAAATCAACCTTTGCGGTGGCTTCGCGAGCCATGGCCAGCACTTACCACGCCAATGGGTACCGACAAAAATATAATGCCCGCCATCGGGCATGTAGCTTGGAATAGGCCGGGTACGACGCAACTTAAATTCGCTTACAAGCTCATGTGAGCCTCGCGAAGAGGCAGCCCATAATGTCGTCTCTGCAATATTAGACAAGGCTTGCGACAAGCCTAAGGTTTCTAGCTCACTGCCACCATAGGGTGAGTGAAACGCATTGAATAAATGCAACTTGAGAGGAGAAAGCTCCATGAGTAACAACAACTCCCTACTAAATAATACCGCCTGCTCATAGCATAACGCTGCTCTATGAACAGATTATTGAAGCGTGATTTTAGTGAACTATGAACACAAAGATGCCGCCGCATCATCTCACGCGGCAGCTCTGACCAAACATTGAAGGGAAAGTTTACTCTTCGCTTTTTTGATTAATGCGCTTAATAAGACCCGTGGTAGAACAGTCATCCAAAAACTGAAGCACCTGTACCTGACCACCATAGGCGCGCACAATTGGGGCACCCACTACCTGCTCCTCAGTATAGTCGCCACCTTTTACCAATACATCGGGCTGTAGTTCTCTCAATAACGCTTCAGGGGTGTCGTCAGCAAAGCTGACCACCCAATCCACAGCTTCCAACCCGGCCAAGACTGCCATTCGCCTATCGACAGGATTAATAGGACGCGAGGGTCCTTTGAGTCGCGAAACTGATTCATCGCTATTTATCGCCACAATTAATCTATCCCCAAGCGCCCGAGCCGACTGTAAGTATCCGACATGCCCTGCGTGAATAATATCGAAGCAACCATTGGTAAAAACGACTTTTTCACCTTTGCTTCGCGCTTCTTGCAGTGCAATTCGCAGCTGCTCTTGAGAGACAACACCGCGTTCAACGCCTTGCTCAGCCTGAACGGCAAGGCGTAGCTCCGGTCCGCTGATGGTTGCCGTTCCCAGCTTACCTACAACCATGCCTGCGGCGAGATTAGCCATGCCCACCGACTCCGGCAGGCTATAACCTGCGGCGATAGAAGCGGACAGTACCGCAATCACAGTGTCTCCTGCGCCCGTCACATCAAAAACCTCACGGGCGCGTGCGGGCAAGTGCAGTTCGGGCTGAGCTTTACGCAACAACGTCATCCCCTGCTCGCCCCGGGTGACCAGCAACGCTTCTAAATCTAAGGTGGCCATCAATTGGTTGGCTTTATCGACTAGCTCCTCTTCACTAGTGCAGCTACCGACTACCGCTTCGAATTCGTGCAAGTTTGGCGTCAATAACGTCGCACCCGCGTAACGAGAGAAATCAGTGCCCTTGGGGTCAACCAGCACAGGAACACCGAATTGCCGCGCAGTTTTGATCAACGCCTGGCAGTCACCCAATGAGCCTTTGGCATAATCTGACAACACCAATACATTGACAGTTTGCACCAGTTGCTGCAGCTTTTGTTGATGCTCGCTACAATCACTGTCGGAAAAAGTTTCTTCAAAATCCATTCGCAACAATTGCTGGTGGCGGCTCATCACACGCAGTTTGGTGATTGTGGGTTTATCCTGCGAAATTTGAAATTGTGTCGACACACCGGCCGCCTGAAGCTGTCCGACTAAAATGTCAGCCGCCTCGTCCTGCCCCACTACACTAATCAGCTCCGCCGATGCGCCCAATGCCGCCAGGTTAAGCGCCACATTCCCCGCACCTCCAGCGCGATCATCCGTTTGCGATACTTTAACCACAGGCACCGGCGCTTCGGGAGATATACGTGAAGTTCCGCCATACCAGTATCGATCAAGCATCACATCGCCAATCACCAAAACCCGCGCATTGTCGTATCTGGGTGTAGAAAGATGCATAGCATAAAACCTTAAAGTGTCAGTGAATCGGATTGTGTGGCACTGTGCAAACGTGCGTAGTGGCCCTGTTTGGCCATTAGCTCAGCATGTGTGCCTTGCTCGACAATACAGCCATCTTCCAACACCACGATCAAATCGGCTTTTTCAATAGTCGACAAGCGGTGTGCGATCACGAACGTAGTTCGCCCCCGCGAAACCGTATCCAATGCTTGCTGAATATAGCGCTCAGATTCGTTATCCAGCGCCGAAGTTGCCTCATCTAATATAAGAATTGGTGCGTCTTTTAAAATCGCACGGGCAATGGCGAGCCTCTGTCTCTGGCCGCCGGAAAGTTTGGCACCGCCTTCACCAATAAAAGTGTCGTAACCCTGCGCAAGCTGTTCGATAAACTCATCGGCATAGGCTAACTTGGCAGCGCGCTGAATATCCTCTGCGGCGGTTTTATGCAAGGCGCCATAGGCGATATTGGCGGCCACGGAATCATTGAATAAAACCACCTGTTGAGTCACCAAGGCGATTTGCGAGCGCAGGTTCTGCAACTGAAATTTACGAATATCCGTGTCATCAACGGTTATGTCACCGCTAAAGCCGCTGTAAAAGCGCGTCAACAGGTTCACCAAGGTAGACTTACCGCTGCCAGACTTGCCCACTAGGGCGACAACTTTGCCCGGTTCAACTTCTAAATCTATTCCTCTTAGCGCTTCGCGCTCACTGCCTTGATAAGAAAAGTGTAAATTGCGCACAGACACCTTGCCGCGCACACGTTCTGGAGCATAATCGCCGTTATCTTCTTCCGGCTTTTCATCCAAGACCTGAAAAATACTGTCGGCGGCCGCTACACCTTTTTGAATCACTGGCACCATTTCACTAAGTTGGCGCATGGGCTTCAACACCATACCCACCGCCAAAAAATAGGCCACGAAGGCGCCTGAGTCCTGTATCTGCATCTGCCCTAAAGCGACCCAAAGTAAGCTACCCATAGCGAGTGCTACCAGGATCTGAATCAAAGGCGTGTTTAAGGTAGAGGTCAAAACAATTTTTAGGTTCTGTAAATAGTTGCGCCAGCTGGCCTCAGTAAACCGCTGTTTTTCATACTCCTCGCCACCGAAACTGCGCATTACCCGGTAACCATTTATCATTTCTGAAGTCACTTGGGTTATGTCTCCCATGCTGTGTTGCACTTTGGTACTAAGGCGACGCAGCCGTTTTCCAACATAACCCACCAAAGCGGCGATCACTGGCACTACCGCCATCATCAGGAGAGTCAGTACCCAATCTTTATAAAACAGATAACCGAGTAAAGCGATCACCGTGGTGCCTTCGCGAATCATGGTTTTTAGCGCTTCGGTAGAGGCTGTGGTGACGTTATTAACGTTGAAGGTAACCAGCGACATTAATTGCCCTGAGTCATTGCGCTCGAAATACTCGCCCGGCAGGTAAACCATATGACTGAACAATTGCACGCGCAGGGTATCGACAATGCGGTAGGAAACTTTGGCGATAAAAAAGTTACCCAAAAAGCCACCAAACCCGCGCACCGCGATAATGCCAATAATAATCAGCGAGGGCATCCATAAAGGGCCGCGATTTTCTGATTCGATAAAATTCAGCAAATATTCCATGTACTGAGCCATGGCAGGCTGCGATGCAGAATAAATGACAAAGCCTATAACGCTGATTAAAAAACTCAGCCAATGGGGTTTAACATAGCGAAGCAGACGCAAGTAAACCGTTAGCGAAGCGGTATCGGATGATGAGTTGGGCGAGCTTTTTGTAGCACTCATGGGCTCTTACCAAAGTTTTGATTCACGAAGAGGCGCGGGTGCGCACCCATAGATCAGCGTATTTCACAAAGGTGGCGTGAGACATCACCAGAGCAATCAGCAGCCCCTGCCCACCGTCGAGAAAACCGCGTTTGAGAATGTACATACGCAAGAAACAGGATAGACCGTGTAAACAGGCTGACCAAAGCGATCCTTTTTTCCCTTGCTCGTGCCGGGCTATGGCCCACTGCTCGGAGTAAAGCGCAGATTTTGTAACTAAATGACGCACACTGTTGTAGACATAATGCAACAAGTCGCCCTGTAAACGCTTCACTGGCAACTTATTAGGGTTTTGCAGACGCTCGTGCACCCTGGTGTTATCAAATCCCGCACTCAGGCGGGGATACAAACGCGGAATCCAGTCGGGGTACATATCGGTATGACGCATGTAGCGACCAAAACACCAGCTGAGGCGATTTACCTCATAAATACAGTCGTCGCTCTCTATTGCGTTCAGTATTTCACGCTTTAACGGCTCACTGACGCGCTCATCGGCATCAATGCACAAAACCCAATGCCCTCGCGCCAGCGCTTGAGCGCGCTGGCGCTGCACTCCAAACCCCTGCCAATCAGCATTCTGCGTGACCCGCGCCCCAAGGCGCTCGGCTAAAGCTTGGGTACCATCACTACTGCCAGAGTCGAGCACAACAATCTCATCGGCAAAATCTAATGATTGCAAGCAAGCCTCAAGCTTGTCTGCTTCGTTCTTTACGATCAGCACAGCCGACAAGCGTATTTCAGAGTCCACTTCAGGCATAAGCCTCGCCGACCTCCCGTTGCTGGGCACAGCGCATATAGCCCCACGCCGCCACCAACATAAACGCGTACAAGGTGACACCGCTGTTGTGGCGCAAAAAGGCCTGGGTAAGGCCGAATAAAACCACAGAGACCACTAGTATTATGCCGGACATGGCGAACGCCTTGGCTTCAACTTGAGAACGCTTCATGCGTAGGGCTTCACTGCAGAAAAGCGCAAGTGGAACGGTATAAATAATCAGTAGTGCCAGTAAACCCAATACTCCGCGTTTGACTGAGACATCCAGCACATCGTTATGGACGTGGGAAAAGCGACTCACACCTTCGCGTACCTTACTATCGTCAATGCGTTGCATCATTGGCTCGATGTAGCCTTCCTCGCCCCACCCTGCGAGAGGCTTTTCATCAATCAAAGTAGAAGCCGAGCGCCACATTTCCAGGCGCAAGCCCACTGAGCGGCCAACACTTTTGCCACTCAAATATTGAGCGGTTTCAACCGCGCCCCGGTTCACTCGCTCCTGCACGCCCGTTTGGGGAATTAAATATAGCGCCGCCAAGAATGCCAGGGCCGTCGCACAGCTGGTGTACAAAACGCGGCGCGGCAGATGGCTGCGCAGGTTAAAAAACAATATCAACACGATTGCCGGAAAGGCCAGCCAGCCGCCCCGAGCGCCCGACAATACAGATGCCAGAATACCCAGGGTCGCTGCCGCGGCCAATGCCAACACCCAGTAGCCACTGCAGCTCTGTCGCTTGGCCCAGCCTAAACCGGCCAGGCACAAACCACTCATCAAAATCGATAAATTGCCAAACTGAATCGGATTCATCAAACCAAAGGCCCGCTCGCGGTGCTCCATCAGCACTTGTATTAGTGCGTAAACACCGGCCGAAGAAGCCCCAATAATCAGTCCCACCCACCAAAACTTTACTAAGGGACGACAACCGAGAATGGCGAGTAAGGCCCCCACCGCCAACAGATATCGGCTCGGCTCTTCGTAGTAGCGTGACGACGCGCCGTGAATCAAATTTACGGTGCAATTCAACACAAAGCACGCCAACAGTGCGCCAATCATAATGGCGTCTTTACGGTTCAGTCCCAGCGCCGGGCGCTTTATCAACAGCCAGGGAACTCCCGCTAGAAAAACCAGGGCAGGCCCATAGGAATATCCACTGGGCAACACAAAGCAAAGAGCGCAGCTTATCGCGATGCAAAAGGACAAAAAGAGTCGAAAGCGCCCGTTGTCTGCGTGAAATCCAGCAGCTGTCATAAATTAATATCCAAACCTAAAAGATAGCCCCGCTCCGCGCATTGTCTCCTATGCACGGCCATTTTACTGAGCACTACTCATGTTACTTTCAATAACAGAGCCCTTGTTATCCGCCAGCAATCGGTCCAGCTGCGCCAACACTGCAGCTGGAGGTAAATCATGCAGGCACCTTTTATGTCCCAAGGGGCACTCGCGAGCGAAACACGGCTGGCAATCTAATGTTAGCGATGCCGTTGCCACAGCGTCACCTAAAGGCGGTGTAAAACCGGGTGAGGTAGACCCATACACCCCCACCAGTGGGAGCCCCAGTGCTGCAGCAATATGCATCAGCCCCGAATCATTGCTCACTGCCGCAGAGCTGAGGGACATCAAATCTATAGCATCTGCCAAGGTCGTTTTGCCGGCCAGAGAGACCACCGGCGCATCAGTAGCCAGCAATTGAGCAATCTCTGCAGCCACAGGCTGATCTTTTGCCGAGCCGAAAATCCAAACCTGCCAGCCTCGGGCGATCATCTGCTTGGCGACTTCGGCATAGTGAGGCGCAGGCCACTGTTTGGCCGGGCCAAACTCGGCGCCGGGACACAGTGACAGCACAGGTTTTTTCAGGTTGACTCCATAGCGCTCCCTTAGCGACTCAACACTGTCTTGCTGCGCCACAAGTCGAGGCTCGGGAGGCTTGGGTAGATAAGCGCCCGGCGCATAGGCCAGAGCGGTAAAACGCTGCACCATCAACGGATAGCGTATGGGGTCCAGTTTACGAATGTCGTTGAGCAGGCCATAGCGCATCTCGCCGCGCCAACCCACCCGCACAGGTATGCCGGCAAACGCAGGAATCAACGCAGACTTAAGTGAGTTGGGCAGCACATAGGCTCTGCTGTAATTGTGCTTAGCCAAGCTGCGAGCCAACTGCCAACGGGCTTTAAGCATTACCTTGCCATGGCCCACGGGCATATCAATGCTCGCGGCGACCTCAGGCATCCGCTCGGTAATAGGGCGACTCCAGGCTGGGGCCAGCACGTCGATGGCCGCGTCGGAATATTGCTGGCGCAACACTTTAAACAGCGACTGCGCCATTACCATATCGCCCACCCATGATGGGCCGACAATCAATATCCGTTCGCTCGCGGCCACGAATTACCCTTTAACCGGTGCCAACCATGCTTTGTGCTGAGGCAGCCGGCCTTTTACCGCATCGAAATACAAGCTCTGTAATTCAGTGGTAATAGGACCGCGCTTACCTTCGCCAATGACCCGGCCATCCAGCTCGCGGATAGGCAGGACCTCGGCCGCAGTACCGGTAAAGAACACCTCATCCGCCACATAGACTTCATCGCGGGTGATGCGCTTTTCTTTTACGGTATAGCCGCATTCAGCTGCCAGAGTAAAAATCGTGTTGCGAGTGATGCCGTCCAGGCAGGAGGTCAATTCGGGGGTATAGATAATGCCGTCACGAATCACAAACACATTTTCGCCACTGCCTTCGGCGACATAACCTTCGTTATCCAGCAGCAAAGCTTCTTCACAACCGCTGTCCAGGGCTTCTTGCAGCGCCAGCAGCGAGTTAATGTAATGACCATTGGCCTTGGCTTTACACATGGAAATATTCACATGGTGGCGAGTGTAACTTGAGGTACGCACCTTAATACCCAAATCACGGGCCTCGGGCGACATATATGACGGCCAATTCCAGGCCGCAACCATAACGTGTACACGCAGGTTATCAGCGCGTAAACCCATGCCCTCAGAACCATAAAAAGCCATCGGACGCAGATAACTCTCGTGCAGGTTATTTTCGCGCACCACCAGTTTTTGCGCTTCATTGAGCACGTCTTTTTCATACGGCAACTTCATACGCATGATGTGCGCTGAGCGGTACAAGCGGTCGGTGTGCTCTTGCAGGCGGAAGATGCTGGTACCATCTTCGGCGGTCTCATAGGCGCGCACCCCTTCAAAAACGCCCATGCCGTAATGCAGTGTGTGGGTCAAAACGTGCACGCGGGCGTCACGCCAGGGCACCAGTTCGCCATCCAGCCATATTACGCCGTCGCGATCGGCAAATGACATAGCCAACTCCTAAATAAAGTCTCAATGTAGTCTGGGATTATCGGTTTGACGGCCAGCTCTTATGGGGCACCGGGGTTGAGCAACAGCTGCTGCCACATCGCGGTTACCTGTTTGCGCTCGGCGGCAAACACATCTGTACCTTGCAAAACCGCCTGCTGGTGCTGTAGCGCCAGGCGGTGTCCGGTGGATCGATAAGCCTTGTAGGCGTCGATCAGTTGCAATACCTCGGCAGCGGGTAGCAAGGCCTCTCGCTCCAAGGTTTCCAAAATGCGTATATTATCCGTATACCGGGTCAGGGCAGGCGCTTTGTGGGCCCACGCCAAAACCGCGTATTGAACCATAAATTCAATATCGACGATACCTCCGCTATCCTGCTTGAGGTGAAATTCCTCGCTGCCGGCGGCAGTGCCGAGATGGGTGCGCATCTTTTCGCGCATTTCGATCACATCGGTACGCAGTTTTGCCAGATCGCGCTGGCGCTGCAGTACGCCGTCGCGCACCCGGGCGAACTCGGCCGCGAGACTTTCATTACCCGCAATGGCCCGCGCCCGCACAAGTGCCTGATGCTCCCAGGTCCAAGCTTCATTTTCCTGGTATTTGGCAAAGGCGCCTATAGAGGCAACCAACATACCCGAGTTGCCCGATGGACGCAGGCGCATATCCACTTCGTAAAGCTGGCCGGAAACCGTCTGGGTATTAAGGATATGAATAATGCGCTGTCCCAGGCGGGTGTAGAAGGTGAGATTGTCGACCGACTTTTCCCCGCCGGTCGCTCCGCCGGTCCAGGTGTTGTGCAAAAACACCAAATCCAGATCTGAGCCGTGCCCCAGCTCAATACCGCCGAGCTTGCCATAACCGATTATCGCCAATTCAGGCTCGCGGGCTTCGCCGCCGCCCTCTTGTGCAGGAAAACCGTGGCGCGCCACCATTTGCTCCCAGGCGAGCGCCAACACATGCTCGAGAATGACCTCGGCAATATAGGTCAGGTAATCACTGACCTTCATCAACGGCAATGCACCAGTGACTTCACTGGCGGCCACACGCAGGGCGTGGGCACTGCGGAAATAACGCAGCGATTCCATATGCCCTTCCAGATCATCCCATCCCAGACGCAGCAATTCACGGCGCAACTCATCACGCAGCTCGTCTTTATCCGGCGGCGAGTAGAGGCTTTCGGGGGTAAGCAACTCATCCAAAAGTATCGGGTGCTGCGCCAATTGATCCGCAATCCAGGGACTAACAGCGCTTAACTGCACCAACTGACTCAAAGCGGTGGGGTTTTCCACCAACAGCACCAGGTAAGCACTGCGGCGCACAACCGCCTGCACGAAGGGCATAATCCGCTTTAGCGTGGCGCCCCGGTCTATCTCATCTTGTGCCGCGACCGATGCCAGCAGCCGAGGCACAAAGGCATCGAGCCGAGTTCGGCTAGAGGCCTGCATCGCCAACACCTGACGAGAAGTTTTTAACTCCTCCTGCCACTGCATAACCGCCTGCGGATCAGCGAACGCCTGATCGGCCAAAAACTCTACTGCCTCGGTCTCGGCCAAGCTGCCATCCCACAGTCCCAGCCAGCTGGCGAGCTCGGCATCATCCACGCCGGATTCATTGTCCGGATCGGCGATAACCTGCTGAAACTCTTGATTGACGCGACTGCGGTGTGCACTTAAGGCCTGATAGAACTCATCCCAGCAGGCAAAGCCAAGCATAAACGCGAGGCGTAGCTGACCGGCTTCATCCATCGGCAGAGATTGGGTCTGGCGGTCTTGATAGCCCTGAATCGCGTGCTCGGTGTTGCGCAGAAAAATATAGGCCTGCAACAGGGCTTCCCCGCTACCGGCGGGCAGGTACTTCTCTTGCTCCAGCAACGGCAAGAGTTTACAAACCTGACGCTCGCGCAGGGCCATCTCTTTACCGCCGCGAATTAACTGAAACAGCTGCACCACAAATTCGACTTCGCGAATGCCTCCCTCGCCGAGCTTGACGTCCAGATCCATACCCTTGCGCTGCACCTGACGCTTGATCAAGCCCTTCATATCCCGCAGCGACTCAATCACACTGAAATCCACGTACTGGCGATAGGTAAAAGGCGCGAGCATTTGCATCAGCTCATCCGCCGCTGCTTCACCACCAGCACTCCAGGCCACGGGCCGCGCTTTGATCATGGCGTAGCGTTCCCAATCCCGCCCCTGCGATTGATAGTAACCTTCCATGGCATCAAAATTTTGCACCAGCGCGCCGCTCTGACCGTGGGGACGCAGACGCATATCCACCCGAAAAACAAAACCATCGGCGGTTTGTGCATCCAGCGTTTTAATCAGCTTTTGCCCCAAACGGACAAAAAACTCCTGATTGCTGAGGTTTTTGCGCTCGCCGTTGGTTTCACCGGCTTCGGGGTAGGCGAATATCAAATCAATGTCGGACGAAACGTTCAGCTCACGGGCGCCAAGCTTGCCCATGCCCAGTACCACCATGGCCTGAGCCTGGCCCGAGTCGCGGCCCACAGGCTCACCAAAACGCGCCGTCAGCGCGCGATGGTGCCAGTTGAGGCACCCTTGAATCACGGTATCTGCGAACGCTGACAGCTCTGCCGTTACCTCAGACATCGAGGCCAAACGATTCAGGTCCCGCCAAATAATGCGCACCATGGCACGGTTGCGCGCAAGCCTCACCCGGCGATCGAGTTCAGCGTCGTCTTCGGCGCCCTCTAAGGTCTTTTGCAGTGCAGCCAGCTGCTTTTCGCTCTGCACCGTAAATAAATCCCCGGTTTCTACCAACGACTGCAAATGCTGTGGATTGCGGGCGCAGGTTTGCGCGATAAATTCGCTACCGGCGAGAGCCAGATCCAGCTGTTGTGAAAACACCTCAGGCGCCTTATCCAGTAAAGATTGCAAGTCACAGGTTTCGGCTAACTGCTCGCGATGGCGTGCCGCAACGGCGGCCAGTGCTTCTGGCAGGGGACGATTTTGATTCATAGACATTGTTACTTTCAGTGGTCGGCGCGCTCGGGCGGTGGAGCCACCCGCAGCACTTCTTCCATAGTGGTCAGGCCCGCGGCGATCTTTTGCGCGCCGGACAAGCGCAGAGTCCGCATGCCCTCGCGCATGGCCTGCTTACGCAAGGCCTGCAAATTACACTGGCCGGTAATAAGATCTTTGATGGAATCGCTCAAGGTGAGAATCTCATAGATACCCTGGCGCCCCAGGTACCCGGTATTGCGACACTCCAAACACCCCACAGGACGGTACACCTTTTCTGGCAAGTTAACTTTCCAGGGTGCTACCAGTGAGTCCCAGTCTTCGCGTTTAATGCTGCCCTCTTCTTTGCAGTGAGGGCACAGTGTACGCACCAGTCGCTGCGCCATTACCCCCAGCAAGGTGGCGTTTATCAAGTAAGAGGGGATCCCCAGATCCAGCAGACGGGCCACGGTAGCCGGGGCATCATTGGTATGCAAGGTGGACAGCACCAGGTGCCCGGTGAGCGCTGCCTGCACCGCCATCTGTGCGGTTTCCAAATCGCGCATCTCACCTACCATGATGATATCCGGATCCTGACGCATCAAAGTGCGGATACCGGCGGCAAAATCCAATTCGATTTTGTGGTGCACCTGAGTCTGGTTAAAGCTCTCCTCCACCATCTCAATCGGATCTTCGATGGTGCTGACGTTAACCTCACTGGTGGCGAGCTTGCGCAGCGATGAATAGAGCGTAGTGGTTTTACCCGAACCGGTGGGGCCTGTGACCAGCACAATGCCGTTAGGGCGCGACAGCATGCCATCCCAGCGTTTGAAGTCGTCCCCAACCAGCCCCAAGTCGTGAAAACTGCGCAGCAGTACTTCGGGATCGAAAATACGCATAACCAATTTTTCACCAAACGCCGTTGGCAGTGTCGACAAACGCAGCTCCACCTCACTGTCATCGGCGCGGCGGGTTTTGATACGGCCGTCCTGCGGCTTGCGCTTCTCGGCAATGTTCATCCGTCCCAGCACTTTAAAGCGGCTGACCACGGCCATTGCCACGGAAGCGGGAAACTCGTAAACATCGTGCAAAACGCCGTCAATGCGGAACCTGACCTTGCCGATTTCGCGCCTGGGCTCTATATGAATATCACTGGCGCGCTGATCGTAAGCATACTGTAACAACCAATCGACAATATTGACGACGTGCTTGTCGTCTGCATCAGCATCGCCAAGGGATTTTAGCTCTACCAGCTGTTCGAAGTTAGTGGCGCCCGAGGCGCCGGGGCCACCGCTGGCGCCAGACACCGAACGGGCCAGAGTGTAAAACTCAATTTGATAGCGAGACACGTCCGCCGGATTGGCAAACACCCGCCGCACGCGTTTGCGCGCAACATGCTC from the Gilvimarinus sp. DA14 genome contains:
- a CDS encoding branched-chain amino acid transaminase, with amino-acid sequence MSFADRDGVIWLDGELVPWRDARVHVLTHTLHYGMGVFEGVRAYETAEDGTSIFRLQEHTDRLYRSAHIMRMKLPYEKDVLNEAQKLVVRENNLHESYLRPMAFYGSEGMGLRADNLRVHVMVAAWNWPSYMSPEARDLGIKVRTSSYTRHHVNISMCKAKANGHYINSLLALQEALDSGCEEALLLDNEGYVAEGSGENVFVIRDGIIYTPELTSCLDGITRNTIFTLAAECGYTVKEKRITRDEVYVADEVFFTGTAAEVLPIRELDGRVIGEGKRGPITTELQSLYFDAVKGRLPQHKAWLAPVKG
- the glnE gene encoding bifunctional [glutamate--ammonia ligase]-adenylyl-L-tyrosine phosphorylase/[glutamate--ammonia-ligase] adenylyltransferase, whose amino-acid sequence is MNQNRPLPEALAAVAARHREQLAETCDLQSLLDKAPEVFSQQLDLALAGSEFIAQTCARNPQHLQSLVETGDLFTVQSEKQLAALQKTLEGAEDDAELDRRVRLARNRAMVRIIWRDLNRLASMSEVTAELSAFADTVIQGCLNWHHRALTARFGEPVGRDSGQAQAMVVLGMGKLGARELNVSSDIDLIFAYPEAGETNGERKNLSNQEFFVRLGQKLIKTLDAQTADGFVFRVDMRLRPHGQSGALVQNFDAMEGYYQSQGRDWERYAMIKARPVAWSAGGEAAADELMQMLAPFTYRQYVDFSVIESLRDMKGLIKRQVQRKGMDLDVKLGEGGIREVEFVVQLFQLIRGGKEMALRERQVCKLLPLLEQEKYLPAGSGEALLQAYIFLRNTEHAIQGYQDRQTQSLPMDEAGQLRLAFMLGFACWDEFYQALSAHRSRVNQEFQQVIADPDNESGVDDAELASWLGLWDGSLAETEAVEFLADQAFADPQAVMQWQEELKTSRQVLAMQASSRTRLDAFVPRLLASVAAQDEIDRGATLKRIMPFVQAVVRRSAYLVLLVENPTALSQLVQLSAVSPWIADQLAQHPILLDELLTPESLYSPPDKDELRDELRRELLRLGWDDLEGHMESLRYFRSAHALRVAASEVTGALPLMKVSDYLTYIAEVILEHVLALAWEQMVARHGFPAQEGGGEAREPELAIIGYGKLGGIELGHGSDLDLVFLHNTWTGGATGGEKSVDNLTFYTRLGQRIIHILNTQTVSGQLYEVDMRLRPSGNSGMLVASIGAFAKYQENEAWTWEHQALVRARAIAGNESLAAEFARVRDGVLQRQRDLAKLRTDVIEMREKMRTHLGTAAGSEEFHLKQDSGGIVDIEFMVQYAVLAWAHKAPALTRYTDNIRILETLEREALLPAAEVLQLIDAYKAYRSTGHRLALQHQQAVLQGTDVFAAERKQVTAMWQQLLLNPGAP
- a CDS encoding GspE/PulE family protein, which gives rise to MPQQIPADTVLDLRFVINELLADERISKADANILLGANRSRAQTAMHPMAYVASQNVDDAARPGKLLDGEALTQWMAGRAGLDVVHIDPLKIDVSKVTSVVSYGFAKRHSILCVEVTPDEVVIACAQPFLAGWEPQVEHVARKRVRRVFANPADVSRYQIEFYTLARSVSGASGGPGASGATNFEQLVELKSLGDADADDKHVVNIVDWLLQYAYDQRASDIHIEPRREIGKVRFRIDGVLHDVYEFPASVAMAVVSRFKVLGRMNIAEKRKPQDGRIKTRRADDSEVELRLSTLPTAFGEKLVMRIFDPEVLLRSFHDLGLVGDDFKRWDGMLSRPNGIVLVTGPTGSGKTTTLYSSLRKLATSEVNVSTIEDPIEMVEESFNQTQVHHKIELDFAAGIRTLMRQDPDIIMVGEMRDLETAQMAVQAALTGHLVLSTLHTNDAPATVARLLDLGIPSYLINATLLGVMAQRLVRTLCPHCKEEGSIKREDWDSLVAPWKVNLPEKVYRPVGCLECRNTGYLGRQGIYEILTLSDSIKDLITGQCNLQALRKQAMREGMRTLRLSGAQKIAAGLTTMEEVLRVAPPPERADH